The Entelurus aequoreus isolate RoL-2023_Sb linkage group LG03, RoL_Eaeq_v1.1, whole genome shotgun sequence genome contains the following window.
acggcagaaaatgactagtttttcgagatagaattgttttactcatgtttttggtgtggttatgtccgaatataaacagttttgctcaataaagtgatcgatataattcctgtcctcgaagcatctcgatagacgttacaataattgaacggtgttgacgaacaccgttagggccgcttgttgtcactgtcactcaaagttgcattgcaaaattacatagaataaatatgtttattttgtttagaattcagatgggatttgatttggtgcgcggcatatatttgctgcgcgcagcggacgcttgagcagtgcacaattgcgcaggcacgcaccttagagggaatgttgcttggcagtccatgtcttgttggaaacacgtcattcttcatcaacttttctctttttagcgtctcgggtgtaaaccgtgcatcacttgtcgctgcatgtgcaccttcactcgcaggttacacacggacacacgcccataaataatacttttcaaaataaaagcagcacagttgtattgcgcgcacgacatagatgttttttcaactttattttgtaacttgtgattgcagctgttcacattcactcacaatcacgcacacgcatacgtccacacgcaagtaataaaaataacgattttcaaaacaaaagcagcaccgttgtattgcacactcgacataaatactttttaaaatgtattttgtaatttataattggcctcacgcgggccggacagggacgcacaaagggccggatgcggcccgtgggccgcagaatgcccaggggtcgtacttatcaagcttcttagagtgccattttatacttaagtcctgaaaatttgcgaaatttagtcctactctcaaacttaagaataaaagctttttatcaacgttcttaagtctaagaatcactcctactctccacgatatttaagagaccttcagaggtgtcttaagtggttaggagttgccagcaggggatggcactgaggcgagagacgtgcgcgaacgttcatctttgtttgatgacgagcagctgatcaaacggtatcgtttagacagagcaggtattatttttgtcacagatttaataattttcgattccttgttgatttctgtatgtggctgcagtggactagtatatacagagccacccacaccagtttcaaattagttgcctaattaatgaattggaaagaaaatgttatgagagtagcgtatgtgtgtggcacacacatacgctaggttacagcatgtgaggtgagtgacgtcagtgagtgtgtgggcgaaagaagagagggagcggtattgtgagtgcgagcggggactagtttgttttgtgtttgattggctgtgtgcaagcaatcaataaagcaagatttgcaactaatcgccggactcatcattcactctaaagtcgtccgctgtggagacccactgccgggtaaagtgaagggtgttgccccgagcatacatcctggagaagtgtctcccctgcctctttgttacggtctgggagcaggaagcaggaaaggcgCAACaataaaaggaaacatttatttttgattcattgccaatattgtttgtttgttttgtattattttgtagtttattgtcaaaatatgcactcccattgtccacttaaatatttctaagatatttctttattcttagacaagggattcccttccgtgattggtcatttctatggacacagaaattacgtcacctaaaattccgtttacggcacatagtaatgtcgtaattcagctctgagtgtgacacttaagattcagtcctacacttcgctgaaaatgtgagtaagacgcttgataactaacttttaagtgcagctttcagcgaataatttatttactcttaagtcaactcttagcagacttcttaggagtaattctaagaagcttgataagtacggccccagatctgcaATAATgcgttctatttaaaaaaaaaaaaaatcataaaaacttGAAAAACGTTCTACTCGTCTTCTCCGCTCTACTTGGGTAACCCTGTTGCATCTTTATAAAACTGTGCCAAAAGGGTTGTTTCGATGCGTAGTAGCATGGATAGTCTACTGCGTAAGCAGGAAGAGGGGTGGGGCTGTTGAAAACGAGCATGCTTGATTTGGTATTTTACCAAGCCcacaaattacaacaaaaaaacaaagcatTGTTTTAGATGGAAGAGAACTTTAATAATAGTTTTCTATGAGACATTTTGGGGCCCCTGGAAATCTGTGCTCCTGGGTTTGGCTAATGGCAAGGCTGTCCCTGACTGTTACTAAAATAAACAGGACTTCATGTGCAGTAACACATTAGTCCTGATAATTTAAATAGTTGGCATATGCAGGTTGATTTGACTTTAATTATGTTGATGTGTGGAAAGTGAAACAAAATGATTTCTTAACTAACCTTATGCAGAGTCCTCTTTTCTTATTGTCTCTGTTCGTCCAGAGTCAACATTCAGGCCATTAAGCTCTGGGAAACCGTCGGAAAAAGGCAGGACAAGACGACGACGCAGGAAGACGACAGGCATTCCTCAGCATGTTCAACGAGAACTAGGTATGCCCCTTATGTTTCTAAGTAATAGGTTTTATTCAGTTAcgtgacttttgaacggaagtaaacgatgtggtgggccaccaaaccaacatggctactgtgcagcaaacagtgTGAGAACTATAGGAGTaggcaaggggcctagatcttccccATTAAAAGCAGATTAgggcaaaaaaatctaactatgcaatggcaTCCATATacgatatataaaaaaaagatttggcgAATGAGCTCAAGGATTATCCATCAGTCACTTTCCCAGATATGTCGAACTATCTGGTGCGCCAGATGTACATcttctacatgacaaaacagatgaaaaattggaaaagcatggaggtctacaacttctttgtgtgaggctgggtcaaggaaattgggaTCAAGACTCTCCCGAATAAATCATACATAGTTTTTGCTCGGGTGAGGTTgcattcatgatttaactttgcgtctacagccatgtttgctgttgttgtggtTGCATGCGCCATTTACGAGTATGCATGTTTTTtctcgtctttatcaaaatattattatagatgtcaacattttgtatgtgctgaaagtttcatttatgattgttggctTTGGTAAAagtttaactcttttaggtttccctcacattttctttcttttatttagactcgccgagtagcaaaaaaaagtttcaagaactctaaaacaacataaaatgcaaatgtcaagataatacttaaatgggaaatactcaacacaaaaaatatatcaaacaaacctttaacgaagtgatcactgcaaactcgtgcGTTCTTTGACTCTGCTCCCTCGGTCTGGAGTGCGTGCCACTTTTTATGTCGTCTTTCATATAATCTTGACATCTTTTGCTcgtcttgattacctctcgaggaactctgatgAAACCTGTATCGCTTTTGCAATTTGAACGGTTCCAAAAAGGCAAAATGCTGTCAGAACACACTGACAATGGACTGTCACTGGCCCACCACTTCGAGCCTCGCATAGTTAATGAGCCGGATGTGACGTCAGATAAATAAAACCAATAGCAAAAGTTCATTTGGATAGTCAAACATAATCTAGAGTGGAACTTCTGAATAGGAAAACAGTCTGATTAAGTGCTGTGATTAAGGAGGCTGGTAATGCAAATTGTTCATATTTTGATCAAATTTTCCTATAACAGTAACACGAATAATCTTTTCTAAGGTCAATATGATGCCCTTTTAAACTCTTAACTGGTAGTGCAGACAGCACTTGAAATGCCTAATGCATTTGTACTTATTATAGATGTTTATAAATGTGTTactttaaatattaaaataaaacacaacttAAACACTCCTCCTTAACTCTGATAACAAGtgatgaagttttgcactttccAGTCGCTTCTGGTGTTTAGGCTCACTGTCTTTGCTTAACATCCCTTATTGAGACCAGTCCTCCTGGAATGTGTCCTAAATGCTCGCACTATGGTGACATAATTTTGTTATGTGTGACAGTTTGAAATATTGTGTGACTTAAaagtcagatttaaaaaaaaaacaaatcttgAATCGTATGATTTAGAGGTTTCATTGTATTAGTTAAATGAGCCTATATTAACGAGCCCTTCTTTTATTAGGATTGGACAGGGTGCCTTCAAAATTTGAGAGAGAAGAGGGATTCAACGATGAGCCCTGTGACAGCGACCATCAAGGACCCCTAAGTGTGGAGCAAATGAAGACCTATGCTAGTCATGTGGATGACCTGGCGCTGCTGCAACGATTGGGCCCTGACTTGTTGGACGGGCAGAGGCCTCAGTCAGTGGCTTTTCCCTCCATGACCACTGCCAACAGTCTCCAGCAGGAGATGCCCTCCCCTGTAATGTTAATTTCTCCGCAGGCTACTTACATGTCCAAAATTATCCCAAATGCTGTTTTGCCACCATCTATTGAGGTGGTGGAGATCAGCCGTGGCCAAAGTCGCAACAGCCTCCGCACTGTCAGCAAGAGTAGCCTGCTTTTGTCTAGCCCCTCCCCATCCCGCACCTCCTGTAGAACTACTTCTTCCAAAGCCTCCAAAGGCACCTATTCCTCCCACCACAACCCTTACAACTTGTCAGACACCTCCTGTTGGAGCCACTCTGACTCCTCAGAGACTTTGGTGTCTGACTCTTCAACCATCTCCAGCGGCAATGCCTCTAGAAAGGATAATTCTCACGACAATGAGACTTCCTCCATCAGCAAATCCTCTAAAGTCAGCTTCAATGGCAATCTCAGAAACAAGGAAAATGGAGGCAAGAGGGGGGATGGGCATTTTCGCAGCCTTTCCATCATGAAGCCTAAAAGGGCCCCGCCTCCCCCAAGCCGTTCTTATTCTCTGCACAACAAGATGAAGCGGCGGTCACGGGATTTAGCAGAAGCGGTGGACATTTTAAAGGAGTCCTCTCCTCAAAGTGTCTCAGCTCCAACTGGGGGAACTGATGAACCCGAAGCTTCTCCTGTTACAACCATGGACAGTCCTGGCTACAACGGGGACACCAGCTCTCTGGAGGACTCCACAGGTTCTGTGTTATTTAACTTGTCAAAATTACAACAGGCCAGTGAATCGTCCAAGGCGGGAAAGATCATCTCTTCTTCACAAGAAAAGAGAGAACCACTGCAAGATTTTAGCAAAATAATCTCCCCTTCCAGTGGCTACTCAAGTCAAGACTGCACATCCCCGCAGCTTCAGCCTTCTAGCTCCTCGCCGAAGCACAAAAGAGGGATCCTAGCAAAGCTTCAAAGGTTATTTCCCAGTTCCTCAGCTCCATCACCCCTCTCACAGTCTGAAACCCATGAAAACAGCAAATCCATGAAGGATAAGATGTCTCAACAAGACAATGTGGAATCTGCAAGCGTCAGCCCCTCAGTGAGGACCTTGCGAGAACTTTTTGACATCCCTCCACATCCCAAAGTCCATGCACCTCCAGCTCCGCCTCCAGAAGTCTGGGCTCATAACAAACGCACCTTTGAATTGCTCCTGGGACCCCCAGCTCCGGACAATGTATATGCCATTATAAAAAAGAATCCAAAAGACAGAAGGCAACAGAGGCCATCTCCTTGTGTGTCTACATCTGTGTCTACTGAGGGCTCTGTGAAGAGTTTAGCAGGAGAAAGAAAAGGGAACAATCAGACGGTGGGGGCTATGGCTGGAATTGCACATGCGCTAGAGACACGGAAAGTTGAAGAAAGTGCACTTTTGAATGCGAATGAGGTTCACCAAATAAGCAACGAAAGACTGACTCAGAAAGTTGATTTAGAAGGGAATGGGAACGTGAACGAGAAGGATGAAAATGTACGAGTAAATGACATACTGAACGGAATGTTAGTGAAGGCTGTAGAGAAACGTGAAGAAAGGCTAGCGGCGAAGAGAGACAAAGACAAAACGTCATCCACACAATCATCAGAAGTGAAGACTAAAGTGGATGTTATACATGCCATTTCATTAATACGCTCAACTCCATCCCCATCTCCTCCTCCGGCACACCTTCCTCCTGAGCCTCCTGGCAGACAGGTCAACAATGCTGTGTCCTATGACTCCTCCTGGCCCCCACCACCTCCACCAATAATACAAGTGGTGAGTGTGCCTGATGAGAGAGATTTCCCCCTCCCACCTCCACCCTTAATTAGTGAAGGAGGGTTAATTGCGCCCCTGCCGGCATCGCCACCCAAGTCAGTACCTGCTGCAACGATAATTACAGAGCTTCACTCCTCCAATACCACTCCATCTGTTGTTGTGGTCACAGAGCCTGAACTGCAGGGGTCTGAAACCTCACATGTGGTTGCACCTCCAAGTATACCCCCTCCGCCATCGTACACAGCCCCTCCTCCGCCATCGTACGCCGCCCCTCCTCCACCAGTTACGGTTGTAACCCTTTCGACGATTACAGAGGTCATCTCTCCTCCATCCAAAGACGTCTCTTCTCCAAAACCTAAAAAGGGTTCCTCGCCACCCCCTGGAGAGGTTACAGCTGTGATAGCTAAAGCTCCCTTGGTTCAAATGCTCCATTCTGCTATAACAAGAAACATCCCTCCACCTTTAGTTAAGGCTAAAGAGGATCCCTGTACTAAAGTTGCTGAAACAATCTTTGTTCAGTGTTCTGAGGTGGTTGCTCCTGCATATTCTCAAGAGAGTTGTTCTCTGTCTCCTGAAGAGGAAACCCCAGTTTCCAATCTCTATCCACCGCAAAGTATTCCTCCTCCACCACCCCCTATTGAACCCCTAAAGTTACTCCAACGTTCATTGGAAGCGAAAATGGCCCTTCAACATGAGACCATCTCATCTGAATCTCAAAGTGAACAGATTTCATGTAATAAAATTATCACTCCGCCTCAAAGTGTTCCACCTCCACCTTCCTTGGAGCCCCTCCCTGCATTTAAAGCTGCACCCCCAAACACTGATGAGGTCCCTACCAATGAAGCCCTTCCTTCGCTTCAGAATGAAGCTATCATCCCTTCTTCACCAGAGAAGCCTGAGGAACTAACTTGTTCTCCACCTAATGGCATTCCAGTGCCACCACCTCTTCCCATGggggggctggactctcttttgCACTCGACTAGTCCTGTAAGCACAGCGAAAAAAAGCCCTGAGCCCTCATCTCCTGTGCAAGAAGAATATCTCCGTGTGGTAACCCCTTCCCTTCTGCAGATGGTCAAACTGCGGCCTGTAAAAAGCAGCCCTGAACCTCCCATAGCAGAAGAGCCAGCGAAAGCTAAGGACTTCTTGACAATTCAACAACTCAATGACCAAGTCCAAACAACCCTGCCCAACAGTGAGGCTCCTCAGAAGCCCATTAGAAGATCCTTAATCATACTGACACCTTCTCCTACATCCACATCTCCACCCGCCTCCCTACCAACTCCACCCCAGTCGGATGTTGTTCCACGTGCACCCACGGTCCTCAGGTCTCCAGTAATCACAAGCTCTCCCTCCATGAACCTACAGGAGGCCATACGTATGAGGACAGCTGCCAGGTCAAAAGACAGCTCTGCGCCTCGCCTCAGCTTCCAATTGCCTACATCGCCAAAAGACGCCGGTCACTCTCCCACCAGCACGGCAAACTTTATCTTTTCGAAGAACAACAAGAGAGTGGTGATAGAGACCAAGCCACAGGGAGACATTTCTACAACGGAGATTAATGAGACGGAGTTGATAAAGAAAGTAAAGAGGCCACCACCTGTTGCAAAGAAACCCAAAACAAAGGCCATGGATGCAGAAGGCAGTGATGCAGCACAACCAGAGAGCATCATGGGTAAGACAGAATACTCTGCAATGTTTATTAGTTAATTCCTGATTACCATAATGCCCTTTGTATAAGACAAACTGTCTTTAACACACAAAATGAAGCTGTTTTTATTAGTGAAATGACACCTGCtagatttttttggaaaaaggaTAGATTTTTTCTTTGCTACTATGTCAGTGTTTCCTTTAAAATAACAACATATTTTGACCTACAGTGGGTTCGTAAATAATCAGACCCTTTTAAATGTTTCACTCTGTTTTGTTGCAGCCTTTTGCTAAAATCATAAGTTATTTTGTTACTCATTAGTTTACACTGAGCACCCCATCTTTACagaaaaaacagaaatgtagaattttggttagagtgtccgccctgagatcggtaggttggagttcaaatcccagccgagtcataccaaagactataaaaatgggacccataacctcggttaaatcaccaaaatgattcccgggcgcggcgccgctgctgcccactgctccccaaggggatgggacaaatgtagaggacaaatttcaccacatctagtgtgtgtgtgacaatcattggtactttaatcttaatcttttgcaaatttatttttaaaaaaagaactaaaaatgacatgtacataacgattcaggccctgcgatgaggtggcgacttgtccagggtgtaccctgccttccgcccgattgtagctgagataggctccagcgaccccgaagggaataagcggtagaaaatggatggatggatggataacgatTCAGACCATTTGCTCAGTAttttgatgcacttttggcagcaattacagcctcaactaTTTTTGAagatgatgccacaagcttggcaagcTTTATTTGAAAAATTTTAATTATGGCTTTTTTCCTGTTGTTTCTTTCCATTTGTTGTAAAAGTGCAGAGCAGAGCAGAACACTGACTAAATCTTATCAGATAGTTTCGTAGAAAATAACTTTGTACTTTCTCCATTTCCAGATTCAGCTGAAAAAAGGCATGACTCAGCATCAGGTATTGCTGAAGGAGAGACATGATCCTTCCACAAGAAGACGAGATGGTTTCACTGCAAGTTGTGAGATGACAAGATGTCACTTTGATGCAAATGGTGTGGGTCTTTTTCTCCAGCGGACATGTAACTTTATAACTCCGTTTTCTTCGTTCTCAGCTTTACTGGTGCGAGAGAAAAGTAATGCCTCCTGCTCTCTGAAATCGATTGTACCATATATCCTGCTGAATCTATGTGGGATCAAAATTCCAACAACGGGACTTAAAGACGCTGGGCTGTAAATATAGCATGTTGATGTCATTTACCAAAGACGTGTGACAGAAAATGAATCTTAAGTTATTTTTGCTGTTGAAAACAAAGAGGGTCCCAACGGATGTAAGTTGTGACCAATAAATCAAGTGTTTATGCATAGCTCTTATATTAATGTGTGTTCTTTTCTCATAAATTCACTGTCACCTTTTCATTTAAGGTTATGTGTTCATGACCCATAATGTAATCTGGGGTCAGTAAGTGACAAGTTATACTGAAATTCCTTTAGAACACATTTTTTGCTGCTTTTGGCTCAAATAGTGGGATATTTCTGCTTTGAACCCTAATTCAGAGACTAATGTAATAAATCATGTATAAAAAGGAAAGAATAAAGATTTATGGACACTAAGATTCTGCTTGTTAATGCATTTGATTGAAAGATTTTTCATGTGCTTATTTCATGGTTGACCCGAATACCTGTAGGACAGAACGATGAATGAACTACCGAATATATTCTGTATTTATTAGTGTTCAGGAATGTTTAACATGATATTCATTACTAAGTATTTTTCATACACTTCGAGCCGATTGGAGACTGTTCACATGTGCTGTGCTTAGTTGAAAGACAAAATAATGAACCCCTTAACTGAAATGTGACATTTTATTGAGATGGCAGCGTGAAGAAGCTACCTCCATGAGAAATACCAGGTCCGCTCTTTGTCATCTCCTTGCTCATCATTGTGGACCTCAAAGAATAGTGTTCCTGTCCCATTTGTGCGATTACGCTTTTCTTCGTCGCCTGGGTCTTCAAGTTGCTTCACATTTCTCTGCTGCGTGACTTGTGACGCTAACATTCCCTGCGACTGAAGCCATTCATGCAACGCTTTCCCTTTTGTTTGATTGACTTGGAC
Protein-coding sequences here:
- the LOC133646499 gene encoding uncharacterized protein KIAA1522 homolog isoform X2, whose protein sequence is MSNRDSLGFGELIPHDVVEIFAQEKHSNKGRKKRSHSLGRALGWLKGKKRKDLRAKGQNPGLGPALDLALDGHVAAHPSGNKGGHKSGRSSQTQGNSHGALNLHEDDKTLPPPLLQENVFIEGSRPKYLEDLHSEALEGLKMMRQEETNTGVDFQDNESTISMMTVQTDGEGGGFTSDSTIPDTASVKSSVSLRSSRSGLTRQESTFRPLSSGKPSEKGRTRRRRRKTTGIPQHVQRELGLDRVPSKFEREEGFNDEPCDSDHQGPLSVEQMKTYASHVDDLALLQRLGPDLLDGQRPQSVAFPSMTTANSLQQEMPSPVMLISPQATYMSKIIPNAVLPPSIEVVEISRGQSRNSLRTVSKSSLLLSSPSPSRTSCRTTSSKASKGTYSSHHNPYNLSDTSCWSHSDSSETLVSDSSTISSGNASRKDNSHDNETSSISKSSKVSFNGNLRNKENGGKRGDGHFRSLSIMKPKRAPPPPSRSYSLHNKMKRRSRDLAEAVDILKESSPQSVSAPTGGTDEPEASPVTTMDSPGYNGDTSSLEDSTGSVLFNLSKLQQASESSKAGKIISSSQEKREPLQDFSKIISPSSGYSSQDCTSPQLQPSSSSPKHKRGILAKLQRLFPSSSAPSPLSQSETHENSKSMKDKMSQQDNVESASVSPSVRTLRELFDIPPHPKVHAPPAPPPEVWAHNKRTFELLLGPPAPDNVYAIIKKNPKDRRQQRPSPCVSTSVSTEGSVKSLAGERKGNNQTVGAMAGIAHALETRKVEESALLNANEVHQISNERLTQKVDLEGNGNVNEKDENVRVNDILNGMLVKAVEKREERLAAKRDKDKTSSTQSSEVKTKVDVIHAISLIRSTPSPSPPPAHLPPEPPGRQVNNAVSYDSSWPPPPPPIIQVVSVPDERDFPLPPPPLISEGGLIAPLPASPPKSVPAATIITELHSSNTTPSVVVVTEPELQGSETSHVVAPPSIPPPPSYTAPPPPSYAAPPPPVTVVTLSTITEVISPPSKDVSSPKPKKGSSPPPGEVTAVIAKAPLVQMLHSAITRNIPPPLVKAKEDPCTKVAETIFVQCSEVVAPAYSQESCSLSPEEETPVSNLYPPQSIPPPPPPIEPLKLLQRSLEAKMALQHETISSESQSEQISCNKIITPPQSVPPPPSLEPLPAFKAAPPNTDEVPTNEALPSLQNEAIIPSSPEKPEELTCSPPNGIPVPPPLPMGGLDSLLHSTSPVSTAKKSPEPSSPVQEEYLRVVTPSLLQMVKLRPVKSSPEPPIAEEPAKAKDFLTIQQLNDQVQTTLPNSEAPQKPIRRSLIILTPSPTSTSPPASLPTPPQSDVVPRAPTVLRSPVITSSPSMNLQEAIRMRTAARSKDSSAPRLSFQLPTSPKDAGHSPTSTANFIFSKNNKRVVIETKPQGDISTTEINETELIKKVKRPPPVAKKPKTKAMDAEGSDAAQPESIMDSAEKRHDSASGIAEGET
- the LOC133646499 gene encoding uncharacterized protein KIAA1522 homolog isoform X3, which codes for MVVLLTNDLSANFYCFTTVKKKGALNLHEDDKTLPPPLLQENVFIEGSRPKYLEDLHSEALEGLKMMRQEETNTGVDFQDNESTISMMTVQTDGEGGGFTSDSTIPDTASVKSSVSLRSSRSGLTRQESTFRPLSSGKPSEKGRTRRRRRKTTGIPQHVQRELGLDRVPSKFEREEGFNDEPCDSDHQGPLSVEQMKTYASHVDDLALLQRLGPDLLDGQRPQSVAFPSMTTANSLQQEMPSPVMLISPQATYMSKIIPNAVLPPSIEVVEISRGQSRNSLRTVSKSSLLLSSPSPSRTSCRTTSSKASKGTYSSHHNPYNLSDTSCWSHSDSSETLVSDSSTISSGNASRKDNSHDNETSSISKSSKVSFNGNLRNKENGGKRGDGHFRSLSIMKPKRAPPPPSRSYSLHNKMKRRSRDLAEAVDILKESSPQSVSAPTGGTDEPEASPVTTMDSPGYNGDTSSLEDSTGSVLFNLSKLQQASESSKAGKIISSSQEKREPLQDFSKIISPSSGYSSQDCTSPQLQPSSSSPKHKRGILAKLQRLFPSSSAPSPLSQSETHENSKSMKDKMSQQDNVESASVSPSVRTLRELFDIPPHPKVHAPPAPPPEVWAHNKRTFELLLGPPAPDNVYAIIKKNPKDRRQQRPSPCVSTSVSTEGSVKSLAGERKGNNQTVGAMAGIAHALETRKVEESALLNANEVHQISNERLTQKVDLEGNGNVNEKDENVRVNDILNGMLVKAVEKREERLAAKRDKDKTSSTQSSEVKTKVDVIHAISLIRSTPSPSPPPAHLPPEPPGRQVNNAVSYDSSWPPPPPPIIQVVSVPDERDFPLPPPPLISEGGLIAPLPASPPKSVPAATIITELHSSNTTPSVVVVTEPELQGSETSHVVAPPSIPPPPSYTAPPPPSYAAPPPPVTVVTLSTITEVISPPSKDVSSPKPKKGSSPPPGEVTAVIAKAPLVQMLHSAITRNIPPPLVKAKEDPCTKVAETIFVQCSEVVAPAYSQESCSLSPEEETPVSNLYPPQSIPPPPPPIEPLKLLQRSLEAKMALQHETISSESQSEQISCNKIITPPQSVPPPPSLEPLPAFKAAPPNTDEVPTNEALPSLQNEAIIPSSPEKPEELTCSPPNGIPVPPPLPMGGLDSLLHSTSPVSTAKKSPEPSSPVQEEYLRVVTPSLLQMVKLRPVKSSPEPPIAEEPAKAKDFLTIQQLNDQVQTTLPNSEAPQKPIRRSLIILTPSPTSTSPPASLPTPPQSDVVPRAPTVLRSPVITSSPSMNLQEAIRMRTAARSKDSSAPRLSFQLPTSPKDAGHSPTSTANFIFSKNNKRVVIETKPQGDISTTEINETELIKKVKRPPPVAKKPKTKAMDAEGSDAAQPESIMDSAEKRHDSASGIAEGET
- the LOC133646499 gene encoding mucin-2-like isoform X1, with the protein product MKCFPPPHTRQAADGPGVGYWKNNEVLQQGTFPESGGMSNRDSLGFGELIPHDVVEIFAQEKHSNKGRKKRSHSLGRALGWLKGKKRKDLRAKGQNPGLGPALDLALDGHVAAHPSGNKGGHKSGRSSQTQGNSHGALNLHEDDKTLPPPLLQENVFIEGSRPKYLEDLHSEALEGLKMMRQEETNTGVDFQDNESTISMMTVQTDGEGGGFTSDSTIPDTASVKSSVSLRSSRSGLTRQESTFRPLSSGKPSEKGRTRRRRRKTTGIPQHVQRELGLDRVPSKFEREEGFNDEPCDSDHQGPLSVEQMKTYASHVDDLALLQRLGPDLLDGQRPQSVAFPSMTTANSLQQEMPSPVMLISPQATYMSKIIPNAVLPPSIEVVEISRGQSRNSLRTVSKSSLLLSSPSPSRTSCRTTSSKASKGTYSSHHNPYNLSDTSCWSHSDSSETLVSDSSTISSGNASRKDNSHDNETSSISKSSKVSFNGNLRNKENGGKRGDGHFRSLSIMKPKRAPPPPSRSYSLHNKMKRRSRDLAEAVDILKESSPQSVSAPTGGTDEPEASPVTTMDSPGYNGDTSSLEDSTGSVLFNLSKLQQASESSKAGKIISSSQEKREPLQDFSKIISPSSGYSSQDCTSPQLQPSSSSPKHKRGILAKLQRLFPSSSAPSPLSQSETHENSKSMKDKMSQQDNVESASVSPSVRTLRELFDIPPHPKVHAPPAPPPEVWAHNKRTFELLLGPPAPDNVYAIIKKNPKDRRQQRPSPCVSTSVSTEGSVKSLAGERKGNNQTVGAMAGIAHALETRKVEESALLNANEVHQISNERLTQKVDLEGNGNVNEKDENVRVNDILNGMLVKAVEKREERLAAKRDKDKTSSTQSSEVKTKVDVIHAISLIRSTPSPSPPPAHLPPEPPGRQVNNAVSYDSSWPPPPPPIIQVVSVPDERDFPLPPPPLISEGGLIAPLPASPPKSVPAATIITELHSSNTTPSVVVVTEPELQGSETSHVVAPPSIPPPPSYTAPPPPSYAAPPPPVTVVTLSTITEVISPPSKDVSSPKPKKGSSPPPGEVTAVIAKAPLVQMLHSAITRNIPPPLVKAKEDPCTKVAETIFVQCSEVVAPAYSQESCSLSPEEETPVSNLYPPQSIPPPPPPIEPLKLLQRSLEAKMALQHETISSESQSEQISCNKIITPPQSVPPPPSLEPLPAFKAAPPNTDEVPTNEALPSLQNEAIIPSSPEKPEELTCSPPNGIPVPPPLPMGGLDSLLHSTSPVSTAKKSPEPSSPVQEEYLRVVTPSLLQMVKLRPVKSSPEPPIAEEPAKAKDFLTIQQLNDQVQTTLPNSEAPQKPIRRSLIILTPSPTSTSPPASLPTPPQSDVVPRAPTVLRSPVITSSPSMNLQEAIRMRTAARSKDSSAPRLSFQLPTSPKDAGHSPTSTANFIFSKNNKRVVIETKPQGDISTTEINETELIKKVKRPPPVAKKPKTKAMDAEGSDAAQPESIMDSAEKRHDSASGIAEGET